The DNA sequence GGTCGACTTGCCCGAGCCGTTGGGCCCGACGACGGCGGTGACGTCCCCGTCGGCGACGACGAGGTCGAGTCCGGAGAACAGCGGACGGGCACCGAAGGCCACGTCGAGGTCGGAGACGGTGAGGGTGGTGGACATGCACATCCTGAGGTCGAGGGAGGACCCGGCGCGGGGGTCAGGGGCTCGGCTGCTCAGGAGAGGTCCACGGCGGCAACGGTAGACAGGTGGCCGCGCGCGGGTCCACCGGATTTCCGCGGGTTACCCTCCCGCTGTGACCGTGGACGCTGCAGGGACCCGCGCCAGGCCGCGCACGCTCGTCACCGAGACCGTGCTCGTGCTCGGGGTCAGCCTCGGGGCCTCCGCGGTGTGGTCGCTGCTGTCGCTGGTCGACAAGCTCACCCAGCACAAGGCGCTCAACCAGCAGACGACCGCCATGAACTCCTCGGTGACCCCGGACCGGCCATGGCTCGACCTGACCTACCAGCTCGTCGGCATCGTCGTCGCGCTCGTGCCGGTCGTCCTCGCCCTGCACCTGCTCACCCGCGACCGCGCCGACGCGCGGCACGCCATCGGGTTCGACCTGCGCGAGCCCGCCCGCGACCTGTGGCGCGGTGCGGCGCTCGCGGCCGTGGTCGGCATACCCGGTCTGGGCCTGTACGCCGCGGCGAAGGCGCTGGGGTTCAACACGACCGTCGCCGCCGCCAACCTGTCGGACCACTGGTGGACGGTGCCCGTGCTCGTCCTCGCCGCGGCGCAGAACGCGGTGCTGGAGGAGGTCGTGATGATCGGCTACCTCTACACGCGGTGGCTGCGGGCGGGGTGGTCGCTGCCGGTGGTGATGCTCGTGTCAGCCGTGGTGCGTGGCTCGTACCACCTGTACCAGGGCTTCGGCGGGTTCGTCGGCAACCTCGTGATGGGGCTGCTGTTCGGGTTCGTCTACACCCGCACCCGGCGCGTGGGACCGCTCGTCGTCGCGCACACCCTGCTCGACGTGGTGGCCTTCGTGGGCTACGCCCTTCTGAAGGACCACCTCGGCTTCCTCACCTGACGGCAGCGTCGTAGAGCGCCTTCTTCGACAGTCCGGTGGCTGCCGCGACGTCGGCGCACACGTCCTTGAGCCGTTCCCCCGCCTCCACGCGTGCCCGTATGCCGGGCAGCGCCTCCTCGACGCTGGTCGCCGCCGCGGTCGCGCCGCCGACGACGACGGTGATCTCGCCGCGGACACCCTCGGCCGCCCACTCGGCGAGCTCGGCGAGGCCGCCGCGGCGGACCTCCTCGTAGGTCTTGGTCAGCTCGCGGCAGACCGCGGCCGGACGGTCGGCGCCGAACGCCTCGGCCATCGCCGCCAGCGTCGCGTCGATCCGGTGCGGCGCCTCGAAGAACACCATCGTGCGCCGCTCGTCGGCGAGGCCCGCGAGCGTGCGCCCGCGCTCCCCCGCCTTGCGCGGCAGGAACCCCTCGAAGCAGAACCGGTCCACCGGCAGCCCCGACACCGCGAGCGCCATGAGCACCGCGCTCGGCCCGGGCACGCAGGTGACCCGCACGCCGGCAGCCACCGCGGCGCCCACGAGCCGGTACCCGGGGTCGGATACGGACGGCATACCGGCGTCGGTCACGACGACCACGCGCTCGCCGGCGACGAGCCGCTCGACCAGCTCGGGCGTGCGGGACGCCTCGTTGTGCTCGTGGTAGCTGAGGACCGCCCCGCCGGGCGACACGCCCAGCTCGGCGCAGAGCCGGCGCAGCCGGCGGGTGTCCTCCGCGGCGACGACGTCGGCCCCGGCCAGCTCCTGCGCCAGGCGCGGTGCCGCGTCGCGGGGGTCGCCGATCGGGGTCGCGGCGAGGACGAGGACGCCGGGGTCGGGGCTCACCCGGCCATCCTGTCAGGGTGGGCCGGGACCCGTTGCATACGATGACGCGCATGACCCGGGTGGACCAGCTGCGATCCCGCCTGCTCGGGTTCCGGCCCACCGACACCCTCTGGGGGTGGCTCGGGCCGCTGTTCTTCGCCGTCGTGGGTGGCATCCTGCGGTTCTGGTCGCTCGACCGGCCGCACCAGCTGGTCTTCGACGAGACGTACTACGTGAAGCAGGGCGTCTCGATGCTGGAGTACGGCGTCGAGATGCGCGTGCCCGACACGATCAAGAAGCCGGACGAGCTCTTCACCAACGGCACGCCCGACGTCTTCGGCACCCAGGGCGACCTCGTCGTCCACCCGCCCGTCGGCAAGTGGATCATCGCCGTGGGCGAACAGCTGTTCGGCCAGACCTCCTCGTGGGGCTGGCGGTTCTCGGTCTGCGTGCTGGGGACGCTGTCGATCCTCATGGTCGGGCGCGCGGCGCGACGGCTGTTCGGGTCCTCGCTGCTGGGCACGATCGCGGCGTTCCTCGTGGCCTTCGAGGGCCACCACTTCGTGCAGTCGCGCACCGGGCTGCTCGACCTCATCGTCATGTTCTGGGCGCTGGCGGCGTTCTGCGCGCTGCTCATCGACCGCGACCGCTCCCGGGCGATCCTCGCCGAGAAGGTCGCGGGCATGTCGGTGCGCGAGCTGGCGACCGGTCAGGGGCCGTGGCTCGGCTGGCGGCCGTGGCGCTGGGTGGCCGGCATCAGCCTGGGCCTGTGCGCCGGCACCAAGTGGTCCGGGCTGTTCTTCCTCGTCGCCTTCGGCCTGATGACGGTGTTCTGGGACCTGGGGGCCCGGCGGGCCGCCGGGGTGCGGCACTGGTTCGCGGGCGCGGTCGTGCGCGACGGCCTGTACGCCGCGGTCGTGATGTGCGGTTCCGCGGTGGCGACCTACCTCGTGTCCTGGGTCGGCTGGTTCCGCTCCTCGGGCGGCTACGACCGGCAGTGGGCCGTGCAGAACCCGGGCCAGGGCGTGCAGTGGATGCCGCCGGCGCTGCGCTCGCTGTGGCAGTACCACCAGGAGATCTACACCTTCCACGTCAACCTGCACGACAACCACCCGTACAAGACCAACCCGTGGTCGTGGGTCGTCCAGGGCCGGCCGACGTCCTTCTTCTACGAGGGGCCGAAGCAGGGGCAGGACGGGTGCGCGGTCGCCCAGTGCAGCAAGGCGATCACGTCCATCGGGACCGTGTCGGTGTGGTGGCTGGGCGCGGTCGCCATCGTGGTCCTGCTCTTCTACTGGCTGTTCCACCGCGACTGGCGGGCGGGCGCGATCCTCGCGGGCCTGGCCGGTGGCTACCTGCCGTGGTTCGGCCTCGAGGAGCGGACCATCTACTCCTTCTACACGGTCGCGTTCGAGCCGTGGATCATCTTCGGGGTCGTCTTCGTCCTCGGCCTCGTCCTGGGCAGGCGCACCGACTCGTGGCGGCGGCGGGAGGTCGGCCTCTACCTCGTGGGTGCCTACTGCCTGCTGACCTTGGCGCTGTTCGCGTTCTTCTGGCCGATCTACACCGCGCAGGTCATCCCGCAGAGCCAGTGGTCGCTGCGCATGTGGTTCCCGAGCTGGGTCTGACCGGGCTGCCGTGACGCGCTTCGAGTTCGCCCCCGGGAGCGCGCCGATGATGCTCGAGGACGAGGACGTCGCGCGGCTCGACGCCGCCAACGCGACGCTGCGGGCCGTCCTGCGCGAGGTGCGCGACACGATGGCCGGTGTGCCGCCAGAGCAGGTGTATGCCGCGCTGCGGGCCGGCATCGCGGCCCGCGAGGCCGAGGGCTTCGTCGTCGACGAGCGCAGCCTTCGCGCCGACGCGGAGGCGATCAGCGAGGGCACCCTCTTCGGCTGACGCCGACGGGCGCGCCCGGCCCACCGCACCCCGGCATCCGGCCCCGGTGGACCGACTCGGAGCCTTCCCGGGGGCGAAACCGCAGGTCAGCGGGGGTGCGAATTCCGCGCAGGGGCGTAGGGTCGCGACGTGGCCACGGCCGAGGCGGCACCACCGCCGCAGGACGAGGGAGGCGCGGGCGACGTCGCGGGCCTCATCCCGATGGTGCGCCGAATCGTCCGGGCCAGGGTCGGCGCCCACCCGCAGGCGGACGACCTCGTCCAGGAGGTCCTCGTCCGCGTGCTGGCCGCCGAGGACCGGATCGAGCCGGGGATGCTCGAGCCCTACGCCATCGCCACCGCACGCAACGTCGTCGCGTCGATGTGGCGCCAGGACGACCGGGCCGCCCGCAACCGGCACCGCGTGCACGACCCCACCGAGCCCGACGCCCCCGACGAGCTGGTCGTCGCCTCCGAGGAGCAGGAGGCCGTCAACGTCGCGCTGGAGCGGCTCACCGCGCGCGAGCGCCAGGTGCTGCTCGCCCACGAGGTCTCCGGCCAGGACACGCACAGCCTGGCCGAGGAGTCCGGCTCGACCGCGGGCGCGGTGGCCGCGCAGCTCAAGCGGACCAGGGCGCGGCTGCGGGTCGAGTACCTCCTGGCGCTCGAGCACACCGAGCCGCCGACCGAGCAGTGCCGCCCCGTCCTGCTCTCGCTGTCGGGGGCGGACCGTCGCCGGCAGCGCGAGGTCGACGCGGCACGGCACCTGCTCGAGTGCGAGCTGTGCGCCCGGCTCAGCCAGCCCCTGCTCGGGCGGGGACCGGCCCGCGACGACGAGGTGCGCGTGCCCATCGGGGCCGACCCCGACGTCGTCGCGGCACGCCAGGCGGCCCGTGAGCTCGCCGCACGGGCCGGCTTCACCGGGTCCGACCTCACCGTCCTGGCGACGGCGGTCTCGGAGATCGCCCGCAACATCGTCCGGTTCACCGACGGCGGCGAGATCGTCGTCGAGCTGCTCGACTCGCCCCGGCGCGGCATCCGGGTCGTGGCGCGCGACACCGGTCCGGGCATCAGCGACGTCGAGCAGGCCCTGGCCGACGGCTACAGCACCTACGACGGCCTCGGCCTGGGGCTGCCGGGGGCCCGCAGGCTGATGGACGAGTTCAGCATCGCCAGCGAGCCGGGGCGTGGCACGACCGTGAGCATGACCAAGTGGTTCGAGAGAGGATGACGATGGACACCGAGAGGGACACCGGGCGCGACCGGCGCGACGAGGACCGGCAGGTCGGCGACGGCGAGCACGGGGACGGCACGCAGCTGCTGCCCCAGCTCGTGGCGCACCTGCGCGAGCACCGGGCGAAGCTGCGCGACGAGTGGGCGTCCCGGATCCGCGAGGCCCACCTCCTCGAGGCGATGACCCCGCAGGAGATGGCGGCCGAGACCACGTCGGTCTACGACAACTACGTCGAGGTGCTCGAGACGGGAAGCGTGGAGGCCCTGCAGCACTACGCGCGTGACCTGTCCGAGCGGATCATCCCCCGGGGCGTGGAGACGCACGAGGTCGTCGGAATCGTGCTGCTCCTGCGCGACGTGCTGGCCCGGTCGCTGTTCGAGAAGTACCAGCGCGACTTCGGGCTCCTGAACTCGGTCCTCGACGCGTACGAGCCGGCCGCGAACCGCATCGCCAACACGGTGGCGGTGAGCTTCGTGGAGGAGCGTGAGCGCGTCATCCGGCAGCAGCAGGACGCGATCCGCGAGCTGTCGACCCCGGTGCTCCCGGTCCGCGAGCGCCTGCTGATCCTGCCCATCATCGGGGTCCTGGACCAGCAGCGGGCCCGCCAGCTCACCGAGCAGCTGCTCGCCGGCATACGCACGCACCGCGCCAAGGTCGTCGTCATCGACATCACCGGCGCCCCGGACGTCGACCACACCGTGGCGAACCACCTCGTGCAGACGGTCGACGCGTCACGGCTCATGGGCGCGAGCGTCATCATCACGGGACTGTCGCCGACGATCGCGCAGACGCTCGTGACGCTCGGCGTGGACCTCAGCAAGATGAACACCATCGGTGACCTGCAAGGAGGGCTCGAGGAGGCAGAGCGGCTGCTCGGGTACTCCGTGACGCGGAAGGACGTGACAACGGGCTCGTGAGCTCCGGACCGGCACTCGTCTCGATCCTGCGACAGGGACACACCCTGGTCGCGTCGATCCACACTGCCCTGGACGACACCGAGATGCTCCGGTTCCGGTCCGACCTCATCGCCGCGATCGGGGAGCACCGGTCCCGCGGCGTCATCATCGACGTGGCCGCCCTGGACGTGCTCGACAGCTTCGGCGCCCGGACCCTGCGCACCATCGCGGAGATGGCGCGCCTGCGAGGCGCGGTCACCGTCATCGTCGGGATCCAGCCGGACGTGGCGTTCGCCATGGTCCAGCTCGGCATGGGCACGGGGAACGTCCCGACGGCCCTCGACCTCGAGGAGGGCCTGGCCTACCTGGCCGAGGCCACCGGGCGTCCCGTGCCCACCGCCGTGCGCGACGACGGGGCGTGAGCGCGTGTATGCCGAGTCGCTGGCCCGCGACTACCGCGCCGCGTTCCTGCGGTACCTGCCGCGCCGCAGCGAGGCGGCGCTCGCAGCCGGGTACGAGCTCGGGCACCGGGCGGTCGAGGACGGGGTCAGCGTGCTCGACCTGGCCCACGTCCACCACGACGTGCTCACCGAGGTGCTCGAGCAGTCCCCCGGCGGGGAGGTCCGCAGCATCGCCACGGCCGCGTCGGAGTTCCTCCTCGAGGTGCTGGCCACGGTGGACCTGGTGCAGCGGGCCCGCACGGGCGGCGCACCTCCCGGCCAGCCTGCCGAGCACGCCGACGGCCCGGACGCCGATCCCCCCGGCGCATGACGCGGGCCGGGCGCGTCGATTTCCGAGGCGCCCACTGGTGCGGAGCCTGACCCGCGCCGGGACCTCCGCGTCACGTCACGGCTGCCGCGGACTCATCACCCTCGTACGGCCCACACGATGGGCTTCCCAGCACGAGGAGTGAGACCCGCATGATGCTACGAACCAAGCTCGTCGGAACCAGCACCGCCGTCGTCCTCGCCGGGGCGTTGGGCCTCGTCCCCGCCGCCACCGCGAACGCCGCCCCCGCACCGCAGGCCGCCTCCGCAGCCGTCCCGGCGGCGACCACGCTCCCGGTGACAGGCA is a window from the Phycicoccus sp. M110.8 genome containing:
- a CDS encoding phosphatase RsbU N-terminal domain-containing protein → MYAESLARDYRAAFLRYLPRRSEAALAAGYELGHRAVEDGVSVLDLAHVHHDVLTEVLEQSPGGEVRSIATAASEFLLEVLATVDLVQRARTGGAPPGQPAEHADGPDADPPGA
- a CDS encoding dolichyl-phosphate-mannose--protein mannosyltransferase, translated to MTRVDQLRSRLLGFRPTDTLWGWLGPLFFAVVGGILRFWSLDRPHQLVFDETYYVKQGVSMLEYGVEMRVPDTIKKPDELFTNGTPDVFGTQGDLVVHPPVGKWIIAVGEQLFGQTSSWGWRFSVCVLGTLSILMVGRAARRLFGSSLLGTIAAFLVAFEGHHFVQSRTGLLDLIVMFWALAAFCALLIDRDRSRAILAEKVAGMSVRELATGQGPWLGWRPWRWVAGISLGLCAGTKWSGLFFLVAFGLMTVFWDLGARRAAGVRHWFAGAVVRDGLYAAVVMCGSAVATYLVSWVGWFRSSGGYDRQWAVQNPGQGVQWMPPALRSLWQYHQEIYTFHVNLHDNHPYKTNPWSWVVQGRPTSFFYEGPKQGQDGCAVAQCSKAITSIGTVSVWWLGAVAIVVLLFYWLFHRDWRAGAILAGLAGGYLPWFGLEERTIYSFYTVAFEPWIIFGVVFVLGLVLGRRTDSWRRREVGLYLVGAYCLLTLALFAFFWPIYTAQVIPQSQWSLRMWFPSWV
- the rsmI gene encoding 16S rRNA (cytidine(1402)-2'-O)-methyltransferase, with translation MSPDPGVLVLAATPIGDPRDAAPRLAQELAGADVVAAEDTRRLRRLCAELGVSPGGAVLSYHEHNEASRTPELVERLVAGERVVVVTDAGMPSVSDPGYRLVGAAVAAGVRVTCVPGPSAVLMALAVSGLPVDRFCFEGFLPRKAGERGRTLAGLADERRTMVFFEAPHRIDATLAAMAEAFGADRPAAVCRELTKTYEEVRRGGLAELAEWAAEGVRGEITVVVGGATAAATSVEEALPGIRARVEAGERLKDVCADVAAATGLSKKALYDAAVR
- a CDS encoding CPBP family intramembrane glutamic endopeptidase, coding for MTVDAAGTRARPRTLVTETVLVLGVSLGASAVWSLLSLVDKLTQHKALNQQTTAMNSSVTPDRPWLDLTYQLVGIVVALVPVVLALHLLTRDRADARHAIGFDLREPARDLWRGAALAAVVGIPGLGLYAAAKALGFNTTVAAANLSDHWWTVPVLVLAAAQNAVLEEVVMIGYLYTRWLRAGWSLPVVMLVSAVVRGSYHLYQGFGGFVGNLVMGLLFGFVYTRTRRVGPLVVAHTLLDVVAFVGYALLKDHLGFLT
- a CDS encoding STAS domain-containing protein, which gives rise to MDTERDTGRDRRDEDRQVGDGEHGDGTQLLPQLVAHLREHRAKLRDEWASRIREAHLLEAMTPQEMAAETTSVYDNYVEVLETGSVEALQHYARDLSERIIPRGVETHEVVGIVLLLRDVLARSLFEKYQRDFGLLNSVLDAYEPAANRIANTVAVSFVEERERVIRQQQDAIRELSTPVLPVRERLLILPIIGVLDQQRARQLTEQLLAGIRTHRAKVVVIDITGAPDVDHTVANHLVQTVDASRLMGASVIITGLSPTIAQTLVTLGVDLSKMNTIGDLQGGLEEAERLLGYSVTRKDVTTGS
- a CDS encoding STAS domain-containing protein gives rise to the protein MSSGPALVSILRQGHTLVASIHTALDDTEMLRFRSDLIAAIGEHRSRGVIIDVAALDVLDSFGARTLRTIAEMARLRGAVTVIVGIQPDVAFAMVQLGMGTGNVPTALDLEEGLAYLAEATGRPVPTAVRDDGA
- a CDS encoding sigma-70 family RNA polymerase sigma factor, with product MATAEAAPPPQDEGGAGDVAGLIPMVRRIVRARVGAHPQADDLVQEVLVRVLAAEDRIEPGMLEPYAIATARNVVASMWRQDDRAARNRHRVHDPTEPDAPDELVVASEEQEAVNVALERLTARERQVLLAHEVSGQDTHSLAEESGSTAGAVAAQLKRTRARLRVEYLLALEHTEPPTEQCRPVLLSLSGADRRRQREVDAARHLLECELCARLSQPLLGRGPARDDEVRVPIGADPDVVAARQAARELAARAGFTGSDLTVLATAVSEIARNIVRFTDGGEIVVELLDSPRRGIRVVARDTGPGISDVEQALADGYSTYDGLGLGLPGARRLMDEFSIASEPGRGTTVSMTKWFERG